A window of Syntrophales bacterium genomic DNA:
GGCAATACACAAACTTGAAGTTTTTCATTGAGAGATGGGAAGCGCAACGCAATATAGAAGGAATGATGGAAACCTTAAATACTTCAATAATGGAGGTGAGAAAGCATGGAAAAGTGTACAGATGAGGACGTACTTAGGAAATCCGCTGAACTTGAGGGTAAGCAAAGCCGCCGGAAGGTCGTGACTTTCACAGACTTTCGGAGGCAATTTGATGAGTATCAACAGGCGAAAACAGGTCACCAGGTTCGTCCGAAGTTGGTTTGCCGTCCCTATGTCGAGATTTTCCATCAACCAAGCAGAGGGGGGGAATCCTAATGTCAAACAAAGAAACAGATTTTCCACGGACTCCTCTATATAGAGCCCTCCAAAGCGACCGCTATGCTCGACAAGAAGCGATTTCCTCTATTGAAGAACTTACGGAACGGCAACTCATAGTCTACGAAGCCAACCTTTGGTCAAACCGCTCAAGTTTAGGAGAGGAGGATATCCAGCCGTTTGGAGATCTTCTTGTCCGTCTATCACCTAAACAGAATGTTGATCTCCTTCTGCAAAGTCCTGGTGGAGACATAGATGCGGCGGAGAAGATTGTTTACATGTGTCGAGAAATAGCTGGGGAATTCCGTGTGATTGTGCCTGAATACGCGAAAAGCGCGGCAACTTTGATTGCACTCGCTTCGGATGAAGTCATCATGGGACTTGCTTCAGAGCTTGGGCCTATAGATGCGCAACTTACGGGCCCGGGCCCCGGCGGTGCTGTCTTTCAGACCTCTGCCCAATCCTTCATTGATGAACTCGATCGTATCAAAGAAGAGGTAGACAGAACTGGGAACTTATCCCCTGCGTATTTTCCTTTGCTTGAAGGGTTGAACTTGGGTTTTATAAGAATGTGTAGGAACCTTATGGAACGATCTCAGAAATT
This region includes:
- a CDS encoding ATP-dependent Clp protease proteolytic subunit, whose translation is MSNKETDFPRTPLYRALQSDRYARQEAISSIEELTERQLIVYEANLWSNRSSLGEEDIQPFGDLLVRLSPKQNVDLLLQSPGGDIDAAEKIVYMCREIAGEFRVIVPEYAKSAATLIALASDEVIMGLASELGPIDAQLTGPGPGGAVFQTSAQSFIDELDRIKEEVDRTGNLSPAYFPLLEGLNLGFIRMCRNLMERSQKFAEKWLKKYMLKDDPVAAERLAAELCNVKKWLSHGVVIDADEAARLGVKVKKLKQDDDLWKQIWYLHCCYGVLFRKTPVAKIYESTTVSLPFE